The following are encoded in a window of Bacteroidota bacterium genomic DNA:
- a CDS encoding sigma-70 family RNA polymerase sigma factor: MLDSEDKELLTKFRNQDTRHYAFNLLVRKYQQRVYWHIRRIVISHDDADDVVQNTFIKVWKGLDNFKEDSQLYTWLYRIATNESITFLNQKKTRMFVSLDGTEAALAKNLEDDHFFKGDEIQKKLQLAILKLPEKQRIVFNMKYYDEMKYEDMAEVLDTSVGALKASYHHAVKKIEEYVTNID; encoded by the coding sequence ATGCTTGATTCCGAAGACAAAGAACTCTTAACTAAATTCAGAAATCAAGATACCAGGCACTATGCCTTTAATTTACTGGTGCGCAAATACCAACAGCGTGTTTATTGGCATATTCGCAGAATTGTAATTAGCCATGATGATGCAGATGATGTGGTACAAAACACATTTATTAAAGTATGGAAAGGGCTAGATAACTTTAAAGAAGACTCGCAATTATATACTTGGTTGTACCGAATTGCCACCAACGAATCCATCACTTTTCTAAATCAAAAAAAAACTAGGATGTTCGTTTCGTTAGACGGAACAGAAGCTGCGTTAGCCAAAAACTTGGAAGACGACCACTTTTTTAAGGGAGATGAAATTCAGAAAAAATTGCAATTAGCCATTCTAAAACTTCCGGAAAAGCAACGAATTGTATTTAACATGAAATACTACGATGAAATGAAGTACGAAGACATGGCAGAAGTGCTAGACACCTCTGTTGGTGCGCTAAAAGCGTCATATCACCATGCAGTAAAAAAAATAGAAGAATATGTTACGAATATAGATTAA
- a CDS encoding enoyl-CoA hydratase/isomerase family protein has translation MEAFVKTQIRNSIATITFFHPQSNSLPGAILQELSQHIAKAGEDSNVRVIVLKSEGDKAFCAGASFDELVSISSMEQGKKFFSGFASVINSIRKAPKFVIARVQGKAVGGGVGIASAADYTLAHDSASVKLSELAVGIGPFVVGPAVERKVGKSAFTAMSINATEWFSAEWAKEKGLYINTFQTLEELDAAVIGLAEKLSNSSPEAMSQLKSVFWEGTENWDSLLLERAQMSGTLVLSEFTRNAIAKFKTGAR, from the coding sequence ATGGAAGCGTTCGTAAAGACACAGATTAGAAATTCAATAGCCACAATTACATTTTTTCATCCTCAAAGTAATTCGCTGCCGGGAGCTATCTTGCAAGAGTTGTCGCAACATATTGCAAAAGCCGGAGAAGACAGCAATGTTCGTGTTATTGTATTAAAAAGTGAAGGAGACAAAGCGTTTTGTGCAGGAGCTTCTTTTGATGAGCTTGTTTCAATAAGCAGCATGGAGCAGGGGAAAAAATTCTTTTCAGGCTTTGCTTCTGTTATTAATTCTATTAGAAAAGCGCCAAAATTTGTAATTGCTCGTGTTCAGGGAAAAGCTGTAGGTGGGGGAGTGGGAATAGCTAGTGCAGCGGACTATACGTTGGCACATGATTCTGCTTCAGTAAAACTAAGTGAACTAGCTGTAGGTATTGGCCCATTTGTTGTTGGACCGGCAGTAGAGCGAAAAGTTGGTAAGTCTGCATTCACAGCCATGTCAATTAATGCAACGGAATGGTTTTCCGCTGAATGGGCTAAAGAAAAGGGATTGTATATTAATACATTTCAAACACTAGAAGAATTGGATGCTGCAGTGATTGGTTTAGCTGAAAAGCTTTCTAACTCAAGTCCTGAAGCAATGAGCCAATTAAAGAGCGTTTTTTGGGAGGGAACAGAAAACTGGGATTCATTATTACTTGAACGTGCACAAATGAGTGGAACTCTTGTTTTGTCGGAGTTTACTAGAAATGCAATAGCTAAATTTAAAACAGGAGCTAGGTAG
- a CDS encoding tungsten formylmethanofuran dehydrogenase, producing MLNKEKKVVTNDILVKAFELMCTAKTMAELYEQNKEITAKYVHATSRGHEAIQLALGMQLKPQDYLSAYYRDDSILLAIGMQPYELMLQLLAKRDDPFSGGRTYYSHPSLKRDNMPKIPHQSSATGMQAIPTTGIAMGIQYREKLGIPEYTGPDKAIAVCSLGDASITEGEVAEAFQMAVLRKLPILYLVQDNEWDISAHAREIRSMDATEYAKGFKGLEVKTIDGTDFIKSFETIAEAISIIRNERRPVLVHAKVPLLNHHTSGVRKEWYRDDLVEAAKRDPYPKLKNQLLVAGIENFQLNKIETEVSKYVQAEYEKALNAEDPKPEDLFTHDFAPTPITEEKGNRIPSNREKTVMVDCALFAIQELMHKHKECLLYGQDVGARLGGVFREAATLAQKFGDDRVFNTPIQEAFIVGSTVGMSAVGLKPIVEVQFADYIWPGLNQLFTEVSRSCYLSNGKWPVSMILRVPIGAYGSGGPYHSSSVESVVANIKGIKIAYPSTGADLKGLLKAAYYDPNPVVIFEHKGLYWSKIKGTEDAKTIEPDEDYIVPFGKARIVQSVEPTKDNTTLTIITYGMGVYWAKTASANFTNRVEIIDLRTLNPLDTDTVFNSVKKHGRCIVLSEETLNNSFAQALAGNISEVCFSYLDAPVTTIGAENMPAIPLNSTLEATMLPNANKLTSVIESLLLY from the coding sequence ATGCTTAACAAAGAAAAAAAAGTAGTAACAAACGATATTTTAGTAAAAGCATTCGAGCTTATGTGCACAGCCAAAACCATGGCGGAGTTGTACGAACAAAATAAAGAAATTACTGCAAAGTACGTTCACGCAACTTCTCGAGGACACGAAGCAATACAACTGGCACTTGGGATGCAATTAAAACCCCAAGATTATTTATCTGCCTATTACCGAGACGACAGCATATTACTAGCTATTGGAATGCAACCATACGAATTAATGTTGCAACTATTAGCAAAACGAGACGACCCATTTTCTGGTGGACGAACATATTACAGTCACCCTAGTTTGAAAAGGGACAATATGCCCAAAATTCCCCATCAAAGCTCAGCTACAGGGATGCAAGCAATACCAACCACTGGCATTGCAATGGGAATTCAATACCGTGAAAAATTAGGAATACCTGAATATACAGGACCAGACAAGGCTATTGCCGTTTGTTCACTCGGAGATGCCTCTATTACAGAGGGCGAGGTTGCGGAGGCATTTCAAATGGCTGTTCTTAGAAAATTACCAATCTTATACTTAGTACAAGACAACGAATGGGATATATCGGCTCATGCAAGAGAAATTCGTTCGATGGATGCTACCGAATATGCCAAAGGATTTAAAGGACTAGAAGTAAAAACAATTGACGGTACAGATTTTATAAAATCGTTCGAAACGATTGCTGAAGCCATTTCTATTATTAGAAACGAACGCAGACCGGTTTTGGTGCACGCAAAAGTTCCATTATTAAATCATCATACATCCGGTGTGCGCAAAGAATGGTACCGAGACGACCTAGTTGAAGCAGCTAAAAGAGACCCTTACCCAAAATTAAAAAATCAATTGCTCGTTGCTGGAATTGAAAACTTTCAGCTAAATAAAATAGAAACCGAAGTTTCAAAATACGTTCAAGCTGAATACGAAAAAGCATTAAACGCAGAAGATCCAAAGCCGGAAGACTTATTCACACACGATTTTGCACCAACTCCAATTACAGAAGAAAAAGGAAATCGTATCCCTTCTAATAGAGAAAAAACAGTAATGGTAGATTGTGCTCTATTTGCTATTCAAGAGCTTATGCACAAACACAAAGAATGTTTGTTGTATGGACAAGACGTAGGAGCTAGATTAGGTGGCGTTTTTAGAGAAGCAGCCACCTTGGCTCAAAAATTTGGAGACGATAGAGTATTTAACACCCCAATTCAAGAAGCATTTATTGTTGGAAGTACTGTTGGAATGTCTGCAGTTGGACTAAAACCAATTGTGGAAGTTCAATTTGCAGATTACATATGGCCGGGACTTAACCAACTTTTTACAGAAGTTAGCAGATCATGTTATTTGTCAAATGGCAAATGGCCGGTAAGTATGATTTTAAGAGTACCCATAGGTGCTTATGGTAGTGGCGGGCCTTATCACTCCTCCAGTGTAGAAAGCGTTGTGGCAAACATAAAAGGCATTAAAATTGCCTATCCTTCTACTGGTGCCGATTTGAAAGGGCTTTTGAAAGCTGCATATTATGACCCTAATCCGGTTGTGATATTTGAGCACAAGGGCTTGTATTGGTCTAAAATAAAAGGGACAGAAGATGCCAAAACGATAGAACCGGATGAAGATTATATTGTTCCCTTTGGAAAGGCCAGAATAGTTCAATCTGTTGAGCCAACAAAAGATAATACCACCCTCACAATAATTACCTATGGAATGGGCGTTTATTGGGCGAAAACAGCCAGTGCCAATTTTACAAACAGAGTTGAAATTATTGACTTACGCACATTAAATCCACTAGATACAGATACTGTATTTAACTCCGTAAAAAAACATGGAAGATGTATTGTTCTTTCAGAAGAAACTCTTAACAATAGTTTTGCCCAAGCATTAGCAGGAAATATTTCGGAAGTATGTTTTAGTTATTTAGATGCTCCTGTAACAACCATAGGTGCGGAAAACATGCCTGCAATACCACTAAACTCAACACTAGAAGCTACCATGCTTCCCAATGCCAATAAGCTAACTAGTGTTATAGAGAGTTTACTTCTGTACTAA
- a CDS encoding transketolase family protein, with amino-acid sequence MKKFPYTEKKDTRSGFGAGLLEIGKKDERVVALCADLTGSLKMDAFQKEFPNRFFQVGIAEANMMGMAAGMTIGGKIPFTGTFANFSTGRVYDQIRQSIAYSGKNVKICASHAGLTLGEDGATHQILEDIGMMKMLPGMTVINPCDYNQTKAATMALLHHVGPVYLRFGRPTIPNFTPADQKFEIGKAIMLNEGTDVTIFATGHLVWKAIEAGEILAEKGISAEIINIHTIKPLDTVSILKSVLKTKCVVTAEEHQRNGGLGDSVAQYLALEKPTPIEMVAVNDSFGESGTPDQLMKKYGLDTTNIVDAALKAISRKAK; translated from the coding sequence GCTTTGGTGCCGGGCTTTTAGAAATAGGAAAAAAAGATGAACGTGTGGTAGCACTTTGTGCCGATTTAACCGGATCTCTAAAAATGGACGCTTTTCAAAAAGAATTTCCTAATCGATTTTTTCAGGTTGGAATTGCCGAAGCTAATATGATGGGAATGGCTGCAGGAATGACTATTGGTGGCAAAATACCATTTACCGGTACTTTTGCTAATTTTTCTACAGGACGTGTGTATGATCAAATACGCCAATCTATAGCTTATTCAGGGAAGAACGTAAAAATATGCGCATCGCATGCCGGACTTACATTAGGCGAGGATGGAGCTACACACCAAATACTAGAAGATATTGGAATGATGAAAATGTTGCCGGGAATGACAGTTATAAATCCTTGCGATTACAACCAAACAAAAGCAGCCACCATGGCTCTTTTGCACCATGTTGGCCCGGTTTATTTACGTTTTGGGCGACCTACAATTCCAAATTTTACACCTGCCGACCAAAAATTTGAAATCGGAAAAGCTATTATGCTAAACGAAGGAACGGATGTTACGATTTTTGCAACCGGTCATTTGGTTTGGAAAGCAATTGAAGCAGGAGAAATATTAGCAGAAAAAGGAATTTCTGCTGAAATTATTAATATTCATACCATAAAACCTTTAGATACAGTATCCATTTTAAAATCTGTTTTAAAAACAAAGTGCGTTGTTACTGCCGAAGAACACCAGCGCAACGGAGGTTTAGGTGATAGTGTTGCTCAGTATTTGGCATTAGAAAAACCTACTCCAATAGAAATGGTAGCTGTAAACGATAGTTTTGGAGAAAGTGGCACGCCCGACCAATTAATGAAAAAATATGGCTTGGACACTACTAATATTGTAGATGCTGCATTAAAAGCAATTTCTAGAAAAGCGAAATAA
- the pcaF gene encoding 3-oxoadipyl-CoA thiolase codes for MNQAYIIDGIRTPIGNFAGTLSTIRTDDLAALVLKELTNRNKSVDWADVGDVIMGCANQSGEDNRNVARMALLLAGLPFSIPGETVNRLCASGLSAVVAASRAIQVGDADLMIAGGVENMTRGPWVMSKTSTPFGRDAQLFDSSFGWRFVNPIMKEKYGVDAMGETAENLNDIHKISREDQDKFALASQQKATRAVKSGRLAKEIVPVSIPQKKGEPKIFAFDEFIKQDTSMEGLSKLKPSFRKEGSVTAGNASGLNDGAAAVLLASERGVKKYNLIPKAKIISSAAVGVEPRIMGIGPVEAANKAIAKAGLSWKDIDIIELNEAFAAQSLACIRCWGLKDDDARINPNGGAIAIGHPLGMSGARILNSAAIELHEQNKKYALVTMCIGVGQGYAVVIEKV; via the coding sequence ATGAACCAAGCATATATCATTGACGGTATTAGAACTCCGATTGGAAATTTTGCAGGTACGCTTTCTACCATTCGTACGGACGATTTGGCTGCACTTGTATTAAAAGAACTTACCAACAGAAATAAATCGGTTGATTGGGCAGATGTAGGAGATGTGATTATGGGATGTGCAAATCAATCGGGAGAAGATAATAGAAACGTGGCTCGAATGGCGCTTCTATTAGCAGGGTTGCCATTTTCTATTCCGGGAGAGACCGTTAATAGATTATGTGCGTCAGGATTGTCTGCTGTTGTAGCCGCAAGTAGAGCCATTCAAGTTGGCGATGCAGATTTGATGATTGCCGGTGGAGTAGAAAATATGACAAGAGGACCTTGGGTTATGTCTAAAACATCTACTCCTTTTGGCAGAGATGCGCAGTTGTTTGACAGTAGCTTTGGATGGCGTTTTGTAAATCCTATAATGAAAGAAAAATACGGTGTTGATGCCATGGGAGAAACGGCCGAGAATTTAAATGATATTCACAAAATATCCAGAGAAGATCAAGATAAGTTTGCACTTGCTAGTCAACAAAAGGCTACTAGGGCAGTAAAATCGGGTAGATTAGCCAAGGAAATTGTTCCTGTTTCTATTCCTCAAAAGAAAGGAGAGCCTAAAATTTTTGCTTTTGATGAGTTTATTAAACAAGACACCTCGATGGAGGGACTTTCAAAGCTAAAACCTTCGTTTAGAAAAGAGGGAAGTGTTACAGCGGGCAATGCATCCGGATTGAATGATGGAGCCGCTGCGGTTTTGTTAGCATCGGAAAGAGGAGTGAAAAAATATAATTTAATACCTAAAGCAAAAATTATTTCATCTGCCGCAGTAGGTGTAGAGCCCCGTATAATGGGCATAGGTCCTGTCGAGGCAGCAAACAAGGCAATTGCAAAAGCGGGGTTATCATGGAAGGATATTGACATTATAGAGTTAAATGAAGCATTTGCAGCCCAATCGTTGGCGTGTATTCGCTGTTGGGGATTAAAAGATGACGATGCGCGTATTAATCCTAATGGAGGCGCTATTGCCATTGGGCATCCACTTGGAATGAGTGGAGCTCGTATTTTAAATTCAGCCGCCATAGAATTACACGAGCAAAATAAAAAATATGCGCTTGTAACTATGTGTATTGGCGTGGGTCAGGGGTATGCTGTTGTAATTGAGAAAGTATAG
- a CDS encoding RidA family protein: MRQNISSGAKWEEIVGYSRAVRVGNLIEVSGTTAVDEDGNVVGENDYYTQTKFILKKIKSAIEQAEGKMENILRTRIFVKDITAWQEVAKAHLEFFKDIKPSTSMVEVSALIDKKLLVEIEATAIIS, translated from the coding sequence ATGAGACAGAATATTTCATCTGGAGCAAAATGGGAAGAAATAGTTGGCTATAGCAGGGCAGTGCGTGTTGGCAATCTTATAGAGGTGTCAGGCACCACTGCAGTAGATGAAGATGGTAATGTAGTAGGCGAAAACGATTATTATACGCAAACTAAATTTATTCTTAAAAAGATCAAATCTGCTATAGAGCAAGCTGAGGGTAAAATGGAAAATATACTTAGAACAAGGATTTTTGTAAAAGATATTACAGCGTGGCAAGAGGTAGCAAAAGCTCATTTAGAGTTTTTTAAAGATATAAAACCTTCAACTTCTATGGTTGAAGTTAGTGCCTTGATTGATAAAAAATTGCTAGTAGAAATTGAAGCTACGGCAATTATTTCTTAA
- a CDS encoding HAD hydrolase family protein — MANFKEKLNKIKAFAFDFDGVLTNGTITLMPDGEHIRTVNAKDGYAMHQAVSKGYKITLITRASSEHIKLHLKEVGITDIYLKSFDKLESLTDFVFSNHIDFEEVLYMGDDVPDMECMQKCGASTCPADAVHEVRAICDYTSPFKGGEGCVRDVIEQVLRLHNKWVN; from the coding sequence ATGGCAAACTTTAAAGAAAAACTCAATAAAATAAAGGCATTTGCATTTGATTTTGATGGGGTGCTTACAAATGGCACTATTACTCTTATGCCTGATGGGGAGCACATAAGAACTGTGAATGCAAAAGATGGATATGCTATGCATCAAGCCGTGAGTAAGGGTTATAAAATTACGCTTATTACAAGAGCATCTTCAGAGCATATCAAACTACACTTGAAAGAGGTTGGGATTACCGATATTTATTTGAAATCATTTGATAAACTGGAATCACTAACCGATTTTGTTTTTTCTAATCATATTGATTTTGAAGAGGTGTTGTATATGGGAGATGATGTGCCAGACATGGAATGTATGCAAAAATGTGGGGCTTCAACTTGCCCTGCTGATGCGGTGCATGAAGTAAGGGCAATATGTGATTACACCTCGCCATTCAAAGGAGGCGAAGGTTGTGTAAGAGATGTGATTGAGCAAGTTTTGCGGTTGCATAATAAATGGGTAAATTAA
- a CDS encoding geranylgeranylglycerol-phosphate geranylgeranyltransferase, with product MVFSFLKLIRWPNLLIIAFTQYAIRWGVIYPVLHYVNSVLHQLYPDIVRETLISMQLSEFNFFLIVFSTVLIAAAGYIINDYFDVKLDRINKPDDVLIDVKISRRAAIMWHWVLNISALLIALYLGFLTNTWKIVGLIYFMCASGLWFYSTTFKKQFLIGNVLVALFTALVPILVGLFEIPLLLKKYGYLFIQTGIDISFMYKAIIAFSFFAFLTTLIRELIKDVQDIEGDKAYGCETLPIKWGIKKAKLVLYSLCVVTIGCIGYLMKSQYADGAVLSFYYLLFAVQVPLFVLIVSVFRSVEYKSFWLPSLITKVIMFLGVMYSAVIYISFVK from the coding sequence ATGGTATTTTCATTTCTTAAACTTATACGTTGGCCAAATTTGTTGATTATTGCGTTTACTCAATACGCAATTAGATGGGGTGTTATTTATCCTGTTTTGCATTACGTAAACTCCGTTTTGCATCAATTGTATCCCGACATTGTACGCGAAACTCTTATTTCTATGCAATTGAGTGAGTTTAACTTTTTTTTAATTGTATTTTCCACTGTGTTGATTGCAGCTGCAGGTTATATTATAAACGATTATTTTGACGTAAAACTCGATAGAATAAATAAACCCGATGATGTATTAATTGATGTGAAAATTTCTCGTAGAGCTGCTATTATGTGGCACTGGGTTTTAAACATTTCAGCCCTTTTAATTGCACTCTATTTAGGCTTTTTAACAAATACGTGGAAAATAGTTGGACTTATCTATTTTATGTGTGCCAGCGGATTATGGTTTTATTCAACAACATTTAAAAAGCAATTTTTAATAGGTAATGTTTTAGTTGCCTTATTTACTGCGCTTGTTCCAATTTTGGTAGGACTTTTTGAAATTCCATTGCTACTTAAAAAGTACGGCTATCTGTTTATACAGACAGGTATTGATATATCATTTATGTATAAAGCCATTATCGCTTTTTCGTTTTTTGCATTCTTAACTACACTTATTCGAGAACTGATAAAAGATGTGCAAGATATAGAGGGAGATAAGGCTTATGGTTGTGAGACTTTGCCTATAAAGTGGGGAATAAAGAAAGCTAAGTTGGTACTTTATAGTTTATGTGTTGTAACTATTGGATGTATTGGATACCTGATGAAATCGCAATATGCAGACGGAGCTGTTTTGTCTTTTTATTATTTACTTTTTGCAGTTCAAGTTCCTCTTTTTGTATTGATTGTAAGTGTTTTTAGAAGTGTTGAATATAAAAGCTTTTGGCTTCCTTCCTTAATTACAAAAGTAATTATGTTTTTGGGGGTTATGTATTCAGCGGTAATTTATATAAGTTTTGTAAAATAA
- a CDS encoding phosphatidylserine decarboxylase family protein codes for MYIHKEGFPTIAITVLFIALLNGTTLYAFPNSGIVHIISVLVSLFLLITVLQFFRNPKRNTIQNSNAIIAPADGKVVVIEETTETEYLKTKCIQVSIFMSPINVHVNRYPISGTVSYAKYHPGKYLVAWHPKSSTENERTSIAVKHTKGYEILFRQIAGALARRIVYYAKENDTAMQGSEFGFIKFGSRVDLYLPLTAKIKVELNQKTIGGETIIAEV; via the coding sequence ATGTACATTCATAAAGAAGGATTTCCAACCATTGCAATAACAGTTTTATTTATAGCGCTACTTAACGGAACAACACTGTATGCATTTCCCAACAGTGGTATTGTGCATATTATATCTGTTTTAGTCAGTTTATTTTTACTTATTACTGTACTTCAATTTTTTAGAAATCCGAAACGAAATACTATTCAAAATTCAAATGCAATTATTGCTCCGGCAGATGGAAAAGTGGTAGTAATTGAAGAAACTACTGAAACAGAATATTTAAAAACCAAGTGTATTCAAGTTTCTATATTTATGTCGCCCATTAATGTGCATGTAAATAGATATCCTATTTCAGGCACAGTGAGTTATGCAAAATATCATCCGGGAAAATATCTTGTTGCATGGCATCCAAAATCTTCAACTGAAAACGAAAGAACCAGTATTGCTGTTAAACATACCAAAGGCTACGAAATATTATTCCGCCAAATTGCGGGTGCCTTAGCCAGAAGAATTGTTTATTATGCTAAAGAAAATGATACAGCGATGCAGGGAAGTGAATTTGGCTTTATCAAATTTGGTTCTCGTGTTGATTTATATCTTCCATTGACTGCAAAAATCAAAGTGGAGTTGAATCAAAAAACTATTGGCGGAGAAACAATTATTGCTGAGGTCTGA
- a CDS encoding phytoene/squalene synthase family protein yields MATKALFDKISYKTSKLTTLSYSTSFSMGIKFLSKRFHEPIFNIYGFVRFADEIVDTFHEYDKADLLQSFRLDTYKAIKQGISLNPILNSFQKTVNEYSIDLSLIDTFLDSMEMDLNKKSYTKDAYDKYILGSAEVVGLMCLKVFCEGCETQYNQLKDYAMSLGSAFQKINFLRDLKQDTIDLDRAYFPGIDITKFDEETKRAIEKDIEADFDEGYKGILLLPKSSRFGVYLAYVYFRSLFNKIKRVKPERVMTERIRIPNSEKVMLLLNSYVRHNFNLL; encoded by the coding sequence ATGGCAACAAAAGCATTGTTTGATAAAATATCTTACAAAACCAGTAAGCTTACGACATTAAGCTACAGTACATCTTTTTCAATGGGTATTAAATTTCTGAGCAAAAGATTTCATGAACCGATTTTTAATATTTATGGCTTTGTTCGATTTGCAGATGAAATAGTAGATACGTTTCATGAGTACGATAAGGCAGATTTATTGCAATCGTTTAGGTTAGATACCTATAAAGCAATAAAGCAAGGTATCAGCCTTAATCCAATACTAAATAGTTTTCAGAAAACAGTAAACGAGTATTCTATTGATTTGAGTTTAATAGATACTTTTTTGGATAGTATGGAGATGGATTTGAATAAAAAATCGTACACAAAAGATGCATATGATAAATATATTCTTGGCTCGGCAGAAGTAGTTGGATTAATGTGCTTAAAGGTTTTTTGCGAGGGTTGCGAAACTCAGTACAATCAGTTGAAAGATTATGCTATGAGCTTAGGCTCTGCTTTTCAGAAAATTAATTTTTTAAGAGATTTGAAGCAAGATACAATTGATTTAGATAGAGCATATTTTCCGGGAATTGATATTACAAAATTTGACGAAGAAACGAAACGTGCAATTGAAAAAGATATTGAGGCTGATTTTGACGAGGGGTATAAAGGAATTTTACTTCTTCCAAAAAGTTCACGATTTGGGGTTTATTTGGCATATGTATATTTCCGTTCCTTGTTTAACAAAATAAAACGGGTAAAGCCAGAAAGGGTTATGACAGAGCGAATAAGAATACCAAATTCCGAAAAAGTTATGTTATTACTTAATTCGTATGTAAGACATAATTTCAATTTATTATAA
- the maf gene encoding septum formation protein Maf → MNATNPLLQKGYKYVLASKSPRRQYLLKELGVDFEIRTKDVDESFPVNLCAEEIPLYLSKKKADAFRDELGNDEVIITSDTIVWINGKALNKPESFEEAKYMLQTLSGKMHEVFTGVTIQSKHKQKSFYACTKVFFKTLTEQEITFYVETYKPYDKAGSYGAQEWIGLIGVERIDGSYFNVMGLPVKELYEELIRF, encoded by the coding sequence ATGAACGCAACGAATCCTCTTTTGCAAAAAGGATATAAATATGTTTTAGCTTCAAAATCGCCTCGCAGACAATATTTGCTAAAAGAGCTTGGTGTTGATTTTGAAATTCGTACCAAAGATGTTGATGAATCATTCCCCGTTAATTTATGTGCAGAAGAAATTCCACTTTATTTAAGCAAAAAGAAAGCAGATGCATTTAGGGATGAATTAGGTAATGATGAAGTGATAATTACATCGGATACTATAGTGTGGATTAATGGTAAAGCGCTAAATAAGCCCGAGTCATTTGAGGAAGCCAAGTATATGCTTCAAACATTATCCGGAAAAATGCATGAAGTATTTACCGGAGTTACTATTCAATCGAAGCACAAGCAAAAAAGTTTTTACGCTTGCACTAAAGTTTTTTTTAAAACACTTACTGAGCAAGAAATTACTTTTTATGTAGAAACCTACAAACCTTATGATAAAGCGGGTAGTTACGGTGCACAAGAATGGATTGGGTTAATTGGCGTAGAACGTATAGATGGTTCTTACTTTAATGTAATGGGATTGCCTGTTAAAGAATTATACGAAGAGTTAATTCGTTTTTAG